One genomic window of Citrobacter sp. Marseille-Q6884 includes the following:
- the dcuC gene encoding anaerobic C4-dicarboxylate transporter DcuC, with protein MFGIIISVIVLLTMGYLILKNYKPQVVLAAAGIFLMICGVWLGYGALVAPDKSSGYLLVDIYNEILRMLSTRAAGLGLSIMAVGGYARYMDRMGASRAMVSLLSRPLKLIRSPYIVLAATYVIGQIMAQFITSASGLGMLLMVTLFPTLVSLGVSRLSAVAVIATSMSIEWGILETNSIFAAQVAGMKIATYFFHYQLPVASCVILAVAIAHFFVQRRFDRKALPDSAGFAEQKVLEDVPPLYYAILPVMPLILMLGSLLLAHMGLMKAELNLVVVMLMSMTVTLFVEFFRKHNLRETMDDVQAFFDGMGTQFANVVTLVVAGEIFAKGLTTIGTVDAVIKGAEHSGLGGIGVMIIMAVVIAACAIVMGSGNAPFMSFASLIPDIAAGLHIPAVVMIMPMHFATTLARAVSPITAVIVVTSGIAGVSPFEVVKRTAIPMAVGFVVNMIVTIALFY; from the coding sequence ATGTTCGGCATTATTATCTCTGTCATCGTTTTATTAACGATGGGTTATCTGATCCTCAAAAACTACAAACCACAGGTCGTGCTGGCGGCAGCCGGGATCTTCCTGATGATCTGCGGCGTCTGGTTGGGGTACGGCGCGCTGGTCGCCCCCGATAAAAGCAGTGGCTATCTGCTGGTCGATATTTATAACGAAATTCTGCGTATGCTCTCCACCCGGGCCGCAGGCCTTGGATTATCCATTATGGCGGTGGGCGGTTATGCCCGCTATATGGACCGGATGGGCGCCAGCAGAGCCATGGTGAGTCTACTGAGTCGCCCGCTTAAGCTTATTCGCTCACCTTATATCGTACTTGCAGCCACCTACGTGATCGGTCAGATCATGGCGCAGTTCATCACCAGCGCTTCCGGGCTAGGTATGTTATTGATGGTCACGCTCTTTCCGACGCTGGTCAGCCTTGGCGTGAGCCGTTTGTCTGCGGTCGCGGTCATTGCAACCTCAATGTCGATTGAATGGGGCATTCTGGAAACCAACTCAATTTTTGCCGCCCAAGTGGCTGGAATGAAAATTGCCACCTACTTCTTTCACTACCAATTGCCCGTGGCGTCCTGCGTCATTCTCGCCGTTGCCATTGCGCACTTTTTCGTGCAGCGCCGGTTTGATAGAAAAGCGTTACCGGACAGCGCCGGCTTCGCCGAACAAAAGGTTCTGGAAGACGTCCCCCCACTCTACTATGCCATTTTGCCAGTCATGCCACTGATTCTGATGCTGGGTTCGTTGTTACTTGCGCATATGGGATTGATGAAGGCAGAGCTGAATCTGGTCGTGGTGATGCTCATGAGCATGACAGTGACCCTGTTTGTGGAGTTCTTTCGTAAGCACAATCTGCGCGAAACCATGGACGACGTGCAGGCATTTTTTGACGGGATGGGGACGCAATTTGCCAATGTCGTCACGCTGGTCGTGGCGGGGGAAATTTTTGCCAAGGGGCTAACCACTATTGGCACCGTTGATGCGGTAATAAAAGGTGCGGAACATTCCGGTCTGGGCGGCATCGGTGTGATGATCATTATGGCGGTGGTTATCGCCGCTTGCGCAATTGTGATGGGGTCAGGCAACGCGCCGTTTATGTCGTTTGCCAGTCTGATCCCGGATATCGCTGCAGGGCTGCATATTCCGGCGGTCGTGATGATCATGCCAATGCACTTTGCCACCACGCTGGCCCGTGCGGTTTCACCGATTACCGCGGTCATTGTCGTGACATCAGGTATTGCAGGCGTGTCGCCTTTTGAGGTCGTCAAACGTACGGCGATCCCAATGGCAGTGGGATTTGTGGTGAATATGATCGTCACCATCGCCCTGTTTTATTAA
- the sspB gene encoding ClpXP protease specificity-enhancing factor, with the protein MDLPQLSPRRPYLLRAFYEWLLDNQLTPHLVVDVTLPDVQVPMEYARDGQIVLNIAPRAVGNLELANDEVRFNARFGGVPRQVSVPLAAVLAIYARENGAGTMFEPEAAYDEEVASLNDDDNEASGFESETVMSVIDGDKPDNGDDNDPDDTPPPPRGGRPALRVVK; encoded by the coding sequence ATGGATTTGCCACAACTATCACCGCGCCGTCCGTATCTGCTGCGTGCATTTTATGAGTGGTTGTTAGACAACCAACTCACGCCGCATCTGGTGGTGGATGTGACGCTCCCGGACGTGCAGGTTCCGATGGAATATGCGCGTGACGGGCAAATTGTTCTGAATATCGCTCCGCGTGCAGTGGGGAACCTCGAACTGGCTAACGATGAAGTGCGCTTTAACGCGCGCTTCGGCGGTGTACCACGTCAGGTTTCCGTGCCGCTGGCTGCCGTTCTGGCAATTTATGCGCGTGAAAACGGTGCGGGCACGATGTTCGAGCCAGAAGCCGCTTACGATGAAGAGGTCGCCAGCTTAAATGATGACGACAACGAAGCATCGGGTTTTGAGAGTGAAACCGTCATGTCGGTCATTGATGGCGATAAGCCTGACAACGGTGACGACAACGACCCGGATGACACTCCGCCACCGCCTCGTGGTGGGCGTCCAGCACTACGCGTAGTGAAATAA